DNA from Asterias amurensis chromosome 7, ASM3211899v1:
ACTGCAGGTGGTTTTCCCAATAACTTCAATGCTGCCCCACCTCAGCAACAGAGCAGATCCATGCAATCTAATCAACCGACTATTGTCGCAGCCTCCAACGCACCACAAAACACACTACTGACCACCCAGATGATGAGCGCGCCGTCTGTGCCTAACAGGCAGCAATCATTCATGCAGAATAATCCAGTGGCGACGGTACTTGGCCCTCAAATGTTGAGTGTCTCTTCCAGTAATGGGTCCCAAGCGATCCCCTTTAACGCACCTGTTAACGCACCTCTGAACGCTATGCTGGGAACTCAGATGATGGTCCCTTCGATAATCACCAGTGTGGTTCCGGGATCTACAAGCCAGAGTGCACCCCTGAGCACGTTTCTAGGTTCCCCCTTGGTCGTATCGAGGGATGGAAGTCTGAGTGCTGGGATCACCAATGCACTCATGACTAAGCAAGGCGGAGAACAGATGATATTTAACATTCAGCCGGAGGTCCCCAGAGGGGTTAATAGCGGTAACAGTAACAACAGTGTTCTGCAACTTGTGCCAATTAGCAGCAGCAACAGGTTAGTATGACAATATTTTTGGTGGTCTGCATACTCGTAAAATCAATGTTATTATTGGTTCCAGGGTTATTTCCTTTGCAATGTTCtttattcaaataaataacaacacatAGGCACACACGactctgtgttgcagtcactgtgtGAACATTTCTTTGTTATTTACACTTTAGGAACATCCTATTAttcaacactgtaaataacactgtgtggacatgtgtaagtccacatagtgttttaagtccctacattatgtggaaTTGGTTTGTTCTCAGGTCAAATTTTTTTATGTAGCGGATGCTTATTCTCGTATTTGTTTTGCCCAGCAGTTTTACAACCAACCAACAAGCCGCTCAGAATCCCATGATCAACATGAGCATTGCCATCCACCTCCCAACCAGCGGTACTCAGAGCAACAAGGATCCAAACTCCACCCAGAAACAAGCCAGAACAATCCCTTTCTCCCAGCTCATGACTGGCCAGCCGATCCCAGTCTCGCAGATCACTGGCCCACTTCAGGTTTCCCTTGAGCCTACCCAGGAGCGAGTGGCTCTCCAACCAAGCTCCTTACCTCTTCCGCAGTTGTCGAACCCCCAGGGTATTTCTCTATCCCAAATTGCGACACAGCTTTCTTCAAGTCATGGACAATCGACTGGATCCATCCAGCCTCAGATGTCTATCCCATTGTCACAACTCGGGTTTGCTCAGGCGATTCCAGTCTCGCAGATCCAGCTTCCAGATGGCGCTCAGCAGGGTACATCCTGCCAGCTCGGTTCAGCACCACAGCAAATTCAGATACCTCAGTCCATGCTTCAGTCCTTCCAAGCTCATTCTATGAACTCACCTTCCGTTACGTCCACATCAACAGCACCCATCACTACAGCGATGCAAGTCACGGCGTCCATGCCGACACCGATTCAAGCTCCCGCTGTTATCCCAGTCCAGGATATGCAAGGGAAGCCCTACTGGAACATCCATTCCTTGGACCAAGGATCACAACTGAATTCAGCTCCTCAGCTGACCTCTCAGTTGACCTCTCACCTGACCCCATCTTTGACCTCACAGACCCTTGATGTTCCGTCAGTGACCCCCAAGTCACAGAGACAAGGAGAGGTCGATCTTGGACTTGTCTCGATATCTCCAGAGGGACTGGTCACCAGCATGAATGCCGACGAAATGGCAACCTTAAATTTAGAAGCAACAGAATCCATGGAAACTCTTGCCTTACCTTTTGAAGTTGTATCATCAAACATATGTAAGTATATTCCATTTTAgattactacatgtatgtgggatttgaaactttgcatggtgggagtataattaggtgatTGTTGCCATAGCACCAttatgtaaatctcttttgagtagtgttgattcTTAAAAGAAcgggtggttgacacatggttatattttttatatatttattggtttatttcataaaaacattacaaaggaaTGAACAATATGACAACCAATATTGGTTGACACAtggttatatttttatatatttattggtttatttcataaaaacattacaaaggaaTGAACAATATGACAACcaatattttcacaggacttgggaaacagtgctaacacacatcggtgtatgggtaaaaccaaaattaatattctttatccctgatgcaaatttaacatctcttacaaCCGATATGGTTGAATTGCACTAGAACATGACAACTcagagttgtcaaccacttgtTCTTTTCGGAACCAACACTGCTCAAAAAGAGATTTGAACATGGTGCTACCTAAATCCTCACctagttacatgtacattacatgtgcGATTATTTGTTTAACCTCAACTCGCAGTGTGagttggcatttttttttttttcagtgactagccagcagaaCCAGTTGGATTGTCACTTCACTGGTCCGTCAGCTTTTTTACTAGCCCATACTTTGTATTCAAACGGTATGCTTTCCAACACTGTACtagctaagcttgggcgatatcacgatattattaaatatcgcaatactAACTTGGAATTGATTTCGATATTGGATCGATTTGGCTtttatcgaaatatcgatatatcgcgatatatcgtgatatatcgtgatatatcgcaatatatcgcgatatatcgcaatatcgattaaatatcgcaatatcgggatgtattttctagctgagacatcatgcaccccatagatttggagtaaaaccagaagaataggacattagaacacctctcttatgatGTGACTGCCTCTTCtaaaactttcactgggagtttgaagactgatgatgtcaaattaaattaatcgcaattatatcgaatatcgcgatatattgtcggcgatatatcgtgaataaaataaatcgatatcgccccaGCTTTGTactagccagccggaccacttaCAGTGAAGTTTGACTGGTCCTAGCCTGGTGTTTCACTGGCATAATGTCAGTAGACCATTGTAAAGGGAGAACGCTCCGTTGATCTATTGAAGTCCTTTGCTGAATGCTCTCTATTCCAATATATcgtattttaatcattttatttttttaggttATTCCTTATAAGGCTAACCTAGGACTTTTATTTAATGATTTGTTGATTGTCTTTGTAATActtaatgtttgattttttaaaggaatcgcataacatcggtaaacagtattgtccaaaggcccacacttcgtgtatcacaactttataaaataacaaacctgtgaaaatttaggctcaatcgctcatctgagtcgggagaaaataaagggaaaacccacccttgttgcctatatcgagaattgataattgttttaatgttttctcaaaaagtaaagcatttcatggaaaaatatttcaagagaagtctttcaccattaccttctgtaaaccctgtaagttgtttgtaaatctgtgaacttttaattttggttctgttcagaaagtgtccaatggctttaagcatgtCATTTTAAGTGTTACAATGTAACACTACCGaccatgttttggttttttaaaccaaaattaataaatttatacattttgttgccATTAAAGTTGCACCGATTACTGAACAGAACTTCTTGAATTGCTTGCAGGGTGCATTGACTGTAACCACTACAATCCATCGACATGTACAACTCATGATCCTCCAACGACCATCAGAGATAGTGAGATTCCTTGTAAAGCTAAACTAACATTACCGTTGATGTTGAAGCTTTCGGAAACACTTGTCAGTAGCCATGGCAATCGGAATGGTGagaacttttatattttatattttataaataatcataaataataataatagcgtATTTTACGAAAATGGTATTCTTGTGTGCCTTTGTGACATAGTCATTaacaacatttctatttttgtaTCCTTCATTGTAGTTTTCATGTCcatttttaatatatttatttaaacatatttttacCTGTAAAATTTGTCTTAAACTAGACCCTTGCTGTGATGGTGTacgacattttttttttcaataaaccaTTACAattagccattttgagatatggtgaacaCTATGGAAGTACACGATTTGGGTgtctacagacaaatttacccaaacatAGTGCTACACTAGTACTGTGTCCAGTGTCCAATCATACCTCAAAAAgctttcaaattcaattttattgaattaaattcacttctaaatttgaaaaaaaaatgggtttTCTTCTTTGGGAATCAGGACTGCAATCGAAAGCTCTAAATTACACTGTCAGTCCTCACTGTAACTACAGTAGCCCCCTGAAAGCCTGCCTGACAAATATTCATGTTATAACTATTTTAAAAGTTTCACAAGAAAAGATGTATCTAGACTATAATAAGCCGATCTTGTGACAAcagttgttgttcttgtttcaATGTATCTCAATGCATCTAGGAGTGATTGCAGTGCAAAGTATCGAAGCTCGTTGCCAATTTGGGCCATTAATTGGAAAAATTATCAGCAAGGATGACAGTGTTATTGAAACCCACTCCAGTCGGCTGTGGAAGGTAACAATATCTCTTTGCCTTCTCACGTTGATTCTAAATATATCTTGTCATATTGGTTCTAAATCTATCTTGTCACTTTCGATTCTAAATCTATCTTGTCACTTTCGATTCTAAATCTATCTTTTCACTTTGATTCTAAATCTATCTTTTCACTTTGATTCTAAATCTATACTTTGATTTGAAATCTATCTTTCCCTTTGGTTCTAAATATATATTGTCAGTGTCACTTTGATTCTAAATCTGTTATGTCACTTTGATTCTTAATCTTTCTTGTCAGTGTCACTTTGattcttaaaatattttgtcACTTTGATTCTAAATCTATCTTGTCACTTTGATTCTAAATCTATCTTGTCACTTTGGTTCAAGATCTATCTTGTCACTTTGATTCAAAATCTGTCGTGTCAGTGTCACTTTGATTCAAAATCCATCTTGTCACTTTGATTCAAGATCTATCAAGTGTCACATTGATTCTAAACCTATCTTGTCACTTTGATTCAAAATCTATCTTGTCAGTGTCACTTTGATTCCGCTTTGATTCAAGATATATCTTGTCACTTTGATTCAAGATCTATCTTGTTACTTTGATTATAAATCTATCTTTTCACTTGATTATAACTCTATCTTTTCACTTTGATTATAAATCTATCTTTTCACTTTGATTATAAATCTATCTTTTCACTTTGATTCTAAATCGATCTTTCTAAATCGATCTTTTCACTTTGGTTTTAAATCTATCTTGTCACTTTGATTCAAGATCTATCGAAATGGTATGGTCAGCCACTGCATAGATGTTTCTGATGACGAAAATTGTAATTGGATGATTTATGTCAAGCTCGCTAATCGAACAAGTGAACAGAATTTAGTAGCCCACCAGAGTGGAGGACAAATTTACTTCATCACCAACAAACTCATCAAGGAAGGGGAGGAGCTCAAGATTTGGTATAGCAAAGACTATGCACAGTGGCAGGGTAAGTCTAATTCTTTTGTTGTCTCATTTGTTTAAGGAAGGTAAGTGTTTGGTCCTCACTCTATCAAGTAATAGCAGCAAAAACTATTGAAGCCTtaagctgcttttaaaagcaaaaagcattttgagaaacatttctctttAAAGTTAGGTGGTTATGtacaaatttgaaattgttgtggcccaaaatttgaatttgagaagccTTGCTGCAGTAATGCGTCTCAGATATTGTACATTCCTGTTAAAGGGATCATTTCTCTTGCATGCACATATTCGCTCCAGATTTTGTGAGATGTCTAAAAAAAGCAAGCacgttttgaaatgaaactacatgttagttttattgtatacatctagaTTGTACATTACAATAGGACTAAGCCAACTGAAcgcttccaaaaaccaaaggtaagcTTTGCCTTTAACACTGAGTTAACATGCCAGTGACTTTGgcttttgagaagaaaaaaaccctctTTACTCGAATTGATTTTCTTTGTATCATCACCTGTCTTCACCAGGAGTACCTGAAACACCCGAGTCTTCATTCCACTGCACTCAGTGCCCCATGCATTTCTTCCAGCGTAAACAACTGATCCACCATCTTGGGTGTAAGCATCCAGACATGGCGTCCCGCCGCTACAAGTGTACATTGTGCCCCCGAGCCTTCATCTCAAACACCAAACTACACCTTCACATGCTGACCCATATGGGGTTGAAACCTTACAAGTGTGAACATTGTGGCAAGCAGTTTTCGGATCCGAGCAATCTACGCATCCATACAAAGATACACACAGGTTAGAGAAAtgataattttaataattttatcTAAATGTGCCTTTGTATTGTTTTTCCCTTTTACTGTTGTCGGAAGAGAGGTCTAGTCAATTCTATTCTTTGCTAAATTTGTCTCATTATAGTCATTAGCATTTTGTTGTACTATCTTTAATAAGTTAACTAAAACCCCCTTTGATTTTGACTTTTGCAGAAGAGAAACGGTTTATTTGTGATGTGTGTCAAAAGGCGTTCAGACAAAAGATCCACCTGATTGCCCACATGACAACTCACACTGGGGAGAAACTTCTCAAATGTCCTTTCTGTGAGCTAACCTTTGCTACTCATTCTACTCTGAGGC
Protein-coding regions in this window:
- the LOC139939804 gene encoding uncharacterized protein isoform X2, with the protein product MPSMLLLMDNSKDNKVSMLHHLWPSLGLHIPTNSPVSIPSTVMIHVDRQLLSQLSLPPSVSTNEVSGIDNVLLQNSGGFPNNFNAAPPQQQSRSMQSNQPTIVAASNAPQNTLLTTQMMSAPSVPNRQQSFMQNNPVATVLGPQMLSVSSSNGSQAIPFNAPVNAPLNAMLGTQMMVPSIITSVVPGSTSQSAPLSTFLGSPLVVSRDGSLSAGITNALMTKQGGEQMIFNIQPEVPRGVNSGNSNNSVLQLVPISSSNSFTTNQQAAQNPMINMSIAIHLPTSGTQSNKDPNSTQKQARTIPFSQLMTGQPIPVSQITGPLQVSLEPTQERVALQPSSLPLPQLSNPQGISLSQIATQLSSSHGQSTGSIQPQMSIPLSQLGFAQAIPVSQIQLPDGAQQGTSCQLGSAPQQIQIPQSMLQSFQAHSMNSPSVTSTSTAPITTAMQVTASMPTPIQAPAVIPVQDMQGKPYWNIHSLDQGSQLNSAPQLTSQLTSHLTPSLTSQTLDVPSVTPKSQRQGEVDLGLVSISPEGLVTSMNADEMATLNLEATESMETLALPFEVVSSNIWCIDCNHYNPSTCTTHDPPTTIRDSEIPCKAKLTLPLMLKLSETLVSSHGNRNGVIAVQSIEARCQFGPLIGKIISKDDSVIETHSSRLWKIYRNGMVSHCIDVSDDENCNWMIYVKLANRTSEQNLVAHQSGGQIYFITNKLIKEGEELKIWYSKDYAQWQGVPETPESSFHCTQCPMHFFQRKQLIHHLGCKHPDMASRRYKCTLCPRAFISNTKLHLHMLTHMGLKPYKCEHCGKQFSDPSNLRIHTKIHTEEKRFICDVCQKAFRQKIHLIAHMTTHTGEKLLKCPFCELTFATHSTLRQHRYSHETTDQEFECEKCERKFKNQRILQKHVKTHSWKRDYQCSSCNKGFFTRYHAKRHYQNCKGPREERDKKREKMRSDGEEKVRKPRMRRSRPGRHQRRTSDSSSSQTHHEEGISCGTNTSIEEQFRGSDDYYVDGELTSTHQEESLEIDRELSRIVLETAECRAGPSRDLKWVPVGKSDGEVLQDQPTMHYHGDLNPSLTQSGVPSSLDDSSEDRQQRRRLKRGAATEPACLNQQSERQSGRPVRRRKTPKRYTNDEDHPPDRKADQVKDTQQRRGNRSIYTVSIADTTISIPMSSEQVDCNTDEASSSTAVDCTASHQVNIMHSLDSNILGDTTDTRGSPSNSLLPLIVGEDMQGSDLQTTIQVNSLEIPSTVVQEAGVSEPSPIATGSLSLETSTMSVPDMSPSGDAASGQYATRSSPMATRSMSMQMQRRESAGNVEQCDDEERAGTVNENVEE
- the LOC139939804 gene encoding uncharacterized protein isoform X1, giving the protein MMSDSLAAINVDQLSNAVNAVVNGQQQGQQSLNVTSSVAQNSLGLHIPTNSPVSIPSTVMIHVDRQLLSQLSLPPSVSTNEVSGIDNVLLQNSGGFPNNFNAAPPQQQSRSMQSNQPTIVAASNAPQNTLLTTQMMSAPSVPNRQQSFMQNNPVATVLGPQMLSVSSSNGSQAIPFNAPVNAPLNAMLGTQMMVPSIITSVVPGSTSQSAPLSTFLGSPLVVSRDGSLSAGITNALMTKQGGEQMIFNIQPEVPRGVNSGNSNNSVLQLVPISSSNSFTTNQQAAQNPMINMSIAIHLPTSGTQSNKDPNSTQKQARTIPFSQLMTGQPIPVSQITGPLQVSLEPTQERVALQPSSLPLPQLSNPQGISLSQIATQLSSSHGQSTGSIQPQMSIPLSQLGFAQAIPVSQIQLPDGAQQGTSCQLGSAPQQIQIPQSMLQSFQAHSMNSPSVTSTSTAPITTAMQVTASMPTPIQAPAVIPVQDMQGKPYWNIHSLDQGSQLNSAPQLTSQLTSHLTPSLTSQTLDVPSVTPKSQRQGEVDLGLVSISPEGLVTSMNADEMATLNLEATESMETLALPFEVVSSNIWCIDCNHYNPSTCTTHDPPTTIRDSEIPCKAKLTLPLMLKLSETLVSSHGNRNGVIAVQSIEARCQFGPLIGKIISKDDSVIETHSSRLWKIYRNGMVSHCIDVSDDENCNWMIYVKLANRTSEQNLVAHQSGGQIYFITNKLIKEGEELKIWYSKDYAQWQGVPETPESSFHCTQCPMHFFQRKQLIHHLGCKHPDMASRRYKCTLCPRAFISNTKLHLHMLTHMGLKPYKCEHCGKQFSDPSNLRIHTKIHTEEKRFICDVCQKAFRQKIHLIAHMTTHTGEKLLKCPFCELTFATHSTLRQHRYSHETTDQEFECEKCERKFKNQRILQKHVKTHSWKRDYQCSSCNKGFFTRYHAKRHYQNCKGPREERDKKREKMRSDGEEKVRKPRMRRSRPGRHQRRTSDSSSSQTHHEEGISCGTNTSIEEQFRGSDDYYVDGELTSTHQEESLEIDRELSRIVLETAECRAGPSRDLKWVPVGKSDGEVLQDQPTMHYHGDLNPSLTQSGVPSSLDDSSEDRQQRRRLKRGAATEPACLNQQSERQSGRPVRRRKTPKRYTNDEDHPPDRKADQVKDTQQRRGNRSIYTVSIADTTISIPMSSEQVDCNTDEASSSTAVDCTASHQVNIMHSLDSNILGDTTDTRGSPSNSLLPLIVGEDMQGSDLQTTIQVNSLEIPSTVVQEAGVSEPSPIATGSLSLETSTMSVPDMSPSGDAASGQYATRSSPMATRSMSMQMQRRESAGNVEQCDDEERAGTVNENVEE